A portion of the Acidisarcina polymorpha genome contains these proteins:
- a CDS encoding TetR/AcrR family transcriptional regulator, with protein sequence MTAETRERILSTATKMFLDKGLGTVGMRDIMAGASLTPGGFYRHFQSKDQLIALASGTAFDRAYAMLEGETTGKSPSEAIEIIVSVYLGQSQVADKPYLCPLAMIGAELRHSDPQVRAIAINGYQRIVQLIASRLENRTKRAALVTAGGILSTLVGAVTLAEIAPEPAIASAILSNAKALIRELVGRP encoded by the coding sequence ATGACAGCGGAAACAAGAGAGCGGATTCTCTCGACTGCCACCAAGATGTTTTTGGACAAAGGTCTTGGAACCGTGGGAATGCGCGACATTATGGCCGGTGCAAGTCTAACGCCCGGTGGGTTTTATCGCCATTTCCAATCCAAGGACCAACTCATTGCTCTAGCAAGTGGCACAGCGTTTGACCGTGCCTACGCCATGTTAGAGGGCGAGACAACGGGCAAATCGCCGTCCGAGGCCATTGAGATAATTGTTTCTGTCTACCTGGGGCAGTCGCAAGTCGCCGATAAGCCCTACCTTTGCCCTCTCGCTATGATTGGCGCCGAACTCCGCCACTCGGACCCGCAAGTGCGGGCAATTGCCATCAACGGCTACCAGCGCATCGTTCAGCTCATTGCAAGTCGTCTCGAAAACCGGACAAAGCGTGCAGCTTTGGTGACTGCAGGCGGCATTCTCAGCACGCTCGTGGGCGCTGTCACGCTTGCTGAAATCGCGCCGGAGCCGGCCATCGCCAGCGCCATCCTCAGCAACGCTAAAGCCCTTATCAGGGAGCTTGTTGGCCGACCGTAA
- a CDS encoding helix-turn-helix domain-containing protein has protein sequence MPEITRASGLPSDYLVTLQLKAIPFLEQFLGAKKVASGFYPIGGVSVLNLQERPAILLPNPFDTLVLHVTQSALDEIAYAHKIPRVDQLVWPHGHLDPVVYHLGQTLVASLDQPNHTSKVFLDHILHALNCHIVSSYGGLRISTPRSRGGLSPLQMRRATEFLEAHLDGNINLDQVARVCDLSVSHFARAFRQTFRRPPYRWLIERRVARAKDLIATSHLPLAQIAIQSGFSDQGALNRSFKRIIGLPPGKWRGETTRGRRGSGS, from the coding sequence TTGCCAGAAATTACACGTGCGTCGGGTCTTCCGAGTGACTACTTGGTTACATTGCAGCTCAAGGCAATACCTTTTCTCGAGCAGTTTCTTGGCGCCAAGAAGGTTGCGAGCGGTTTTTACCCAATTGGCGGCGTTAGTGTACTCAACTTACAAGAAAGGCCAGCGATTTTGCTTCCCAATCCCTTCGACACGCTGGTGCTCCATGTAACTCAATCAGCTCTCGATGAGATCGCCTATGCCCACAAGATACCGCGCGTCGATCAATTGGTTTGGCCGCATGGGCATTTGGATCCTGTCGTATACCACCTAGGACAGACTCTCGTTGCCTCGCTCGATCAACCCAATCACACATCGAAGGTTTTCCTGGACCATATTTTGCATGCTCTGAATTGTCATATTGTCAGTTCGTATGGCGGTCTGAGAATATCGACCCCGCGCTCTCGAGGTGGGCTCTCTCCTCTCCAGATGCGAAGAGCGACAGAGTTCCTGGAGGCGCATCTAGACGGCAATATCAACCTCGATCAGGTTGCAAGAGTGTGCGACTTATCGGTAAGTCACTTTGCTCGGGCCTTCAGGCAAACCTTTCGCAGGCCGCCTTACAGGTGGTTGATTGAACGCCGCGTAGCCAGGGCCAAAGACCTTATCGCGACTTCCCACCTGCCCCTTGCCCAGATCGCCATTCAGTCTGGATTTTCAGACCAAGGTGCACTGAACCGCTCGTTCAAACGAATCATCGGGCTACCGCCGGGAAAATGGCGGGGCGAGACGACCCGGGGCCGCCGCGGTTCAGGAAGTTAA
- a CDS encoding ArnT family glycosyltransferase, whose translation MKSPSSTIVFTGAILLLALMAVLADGAARRESITFDEIAHIGAGVSYLQKLDMRMNEEHPPLAKVLAALPLVVRGVHADYSHLSWAFSGSGLFKQYFGEWIFGHWLITRWNDPIATVFWARQPMLLLTLVLGIVLFLYGARIGDQWGGLLCLCAYATMPVMLAFGPLVLTDIAITLFVVVTLWAFADMWRAPSRGTVLRFGFAFGAALLSKFSAGLLLFCFPAFILSLRWLPVPQQPKGEVELRAWRRSRRWSLTKGILLAALVVYAVYFVLSRNEPTDSLGVLGTNMAALLLRRLLMPPWIYLRGLALFAFTGKPPAFILGHSYPHGVWFFFPALFLLKSSLAFLLLLVLALVVGLVAKFRPVRLAVISEGLELHWRAMWVSLIVFTGACILSRFQFSIRHFSVSLALMILLLAPLPRTLNQLRHSGWRAAGACLSLTVALALASVITAVRAYPYYLPFLNSLSGGRPGYLLVADSNLDWNQGLLDVENFVQQRGLTHVLIDSYGFSDPSVYVHQGRLWNCQKAAPEDGGQWAFVSANLIQESHNCLWLLQIPHDALAGGSMYAFQLPRVIPPAGSPGGPPLPENYRDFASGPSSGDLRLTFLNCIRDPQQLQPTWDRLTAQAAKTRKPERSSRPKG comes from the coding sequence ATGAAGTCACCCTCATCAACAATAGTTTTTACCGGTGCGATTTTGCTCCTGGCTTTGATGGCCGTGCTTGCGGACGGGGCTGCGCGACGTGAGTCCATCACGTTTGATGAAATAGCCCACATCGGTGCTGGCGTGAGCTATCTGCAGAAGCTGGATATGCGGATGAACGAGGAACATCCGCCGCTGGCAAAGGTGTTGGCCGCGCTGCCGCTCGTTGTTCGCGGTGTACACGCGGACTACTCCCACTTATCCTGGGCGTTCAGCGGAAGTGGACTGTTCAAGCAGTATTTCGGCGAATGGATATTCGGCCACTGGTTGATCACCCGGTGGAATGACCCGATCGCAACGGTTTTCTGGGCACGGCAGCCCATGCTTCTTCTGACACTCGTTCTGGGGATCGTTCTCTTTCTTTATGGAGCTCGCATCGGCGATCAGTGGGGCGGACTGCTCTGCCTATGCGCCTACGCCACCATGCCTGTGATGCTGGCATTCGGCCCTCTAGTCCTGACCGACATCGCGATCACACTGTTCGTTGTGGTCACGCTGTGGGCATTTGCAGACATGTGGCGGGCGCCATCTCGAGGGACGGTTCTGCGATTCGGCTTCGCCTTCGGTGCTGCACTACTTTCGAAGTTTTCCGCGGGATTATTGCTTTTCTGTTTCCCTGCATTCATACTCAGCCTCCGCTGGCTTCCGGTACCGCAACAGCCGAAAGGTGAGGTAGAGCTTCGGGCATGGCGGCGTTCCCGCAGGTGGAGTTTGACGAAGGGCATCTTGCTCGCTGCACTGGTCGTCTATGCCGTTTACTTTGTCCTCTCGCGGAATGAGCCAACCGACTCTCTGGGTGTTCTAGGGACAAACATGGCGGCGCTGCTGCTGCGCAGATTACTAATGCCACCCTGGATATACCTGCGTGGCCTGGCGCTCTTCGCATTCACCGGGAAACCGCCTGCTTTCATTTTGGGGCACTCATACCCGCACGGCGTCTGGTTCTTCTTTCCGGCCTTGTTCTTGCTGAAATCCTCGCTGGCCTTCCTCCTCCTGCTCGTTCTCGCGCTGGTCGTTGGCCTCGTTGCGAAGTTCCGTCCGGTTCGCCTCGCTGTGATATCGGAAGGGCTGGAGTTGCATTGGCGGGCGATGTGGGTTTCCCTTATCGTCTTCACCGGCGCATGCATCCTCAGCCGTTTTCAGTTCAGCATTCGCCACTTCTCTGTCTCGTTGGCGCTGATGATCCTACTGCTGGCCCCGTTGCCGCGCACACTGAATCAACTGAGGCATTCAGGTTGGCGCGCCGCGGGCGCCTGCCTTTCGCTCACGGTCGCATTGGCGCTGGCATCGGTTATCACGGCAGTTCGCGCCTATCCCTACTATCTTCCATTCTTGAACTCGTTAAGCGGAGGGCGTCCCGGCTACCTCTTGGTGGCCGATTCGAATCTCGACTGGAATCAGGGCCTTCTCGATGTCGAGAACTTCGTACAGCAACGCGGTCTGACCCACGTCTTGATTGATTCGTATGGATTTTCCGATCCTTCGGTGTATGTCCATCAAGGGAGATTATGGAATTGTCAGAAGGCTGCGCCGGAGGACGGCGGCCAGTGGGCCTTTGTCTCCGCCAACTTGATTCAGGAAAGTCACAACTGCCTCTGGCTGCTGCAGATCCCGCATGACGCCCTTGCAGGTGGCAGCATGTATGCCTTCCAACTCCCGCGTGTGATTCCGCCAGCGGGAAGTCCTGGCGGTCCACCATTGCCAGAAAACTATCGCGATTTCGCGAGTGGTCCATCTTCCGGAGATCTCCGGCTCACGTTTCTCAATTGCATCCGCGATCCACAACAGCTTCAGCCGACTTGGGACCGTTTGACCGCCCAGGCGGCAAAGACGCGGAAACCAGAAAGAAGCTCCAGGCCCAAAGGATAG
- a CDS encoding MerC domain-containing protein yields MAVLAAKLQLRIDSEYAEPMTLEARVSASGSRVWADRMGVWTSALCIVHCLLTPILLSFSTVLAHFLPAEERVHRSLAVLVALFGTIALLIGFRRHRRASILLLMTGGVGCIAGSAWFGDRLPSHTYEVAITMLGSGLMIAAHRLNHTFCRSCGCASAR; encoded by the coding sequence ATGGCTGTTCTTGCTGCTAAGTTGCAATTGCGAATAGATTCTGAGTACGCTGAACCAATGACTCTGGAAGCTCGGGTTTCGGCTAGCGGTTCAAGGGTATGGGCGGACAGGATGGGCGTCTGGACCTCTGCGCTGTGCATCGTCCATTGCCTTCTCACGCCTATCTTGCTCTCCTTTTCGACGGTTCTGGCGCACTTCCTGCCGGCGGAGGAGCGTGTCCATCGCAGCCTTGCTGTATTGGTTGCGCTATTTGGAACGATTGCCCTTTTAATTGGTTTTAGAAGACATCGCCGCGCTTCGATTTTGCTCTTGATGACGGGCGGTGTTGGTTGCATCGCAGGATCAGCCTGGTTCGGGGACAGGTTGCCTTCGCACACGTACGAAGTGGCAATCACCATGTTGGGCAGCGGTCTCATGATCGCAGCTCATCGACTCAATCACACGTTCTGCAGGTCCTGTGGTTGCGCGTCTGCCCGCTGA
- a CDS encoding cation transporter produces MSLQVVTLAWMLIECSVALFAAWQARSVSLLAFGSDSLVEVISAGVVLLQFTPRFRISQLRAAQFCGSLLYALAGVVFVIAIAGLLHRVEADTSKLGIAITGGALLLMPLLAQKKRAIAAQTGNKALRADSVQSATCAYLAALTLAGLLLRDASGPHWIDQAAALLAVPILIVEARRARRGYGCSCC; encoded by the coding sequence GTGTCCTTGCAGGTCGTAACACTCGCCTGGATGTTGATCGAATGCTCAGTCGCGCTGTTTGCAGCTTGGCAGGCCAGGAGCGTCTCTCTTCTGGCCTTCGGTTCCGATAGTCTCGTTGAGGTGATTTCGGCGGGTGTGGTCCTCCTCCAGTTCACACCTCGCTTTCGCATCTCGCAGCTGCGCGCAGCTCAGTTCTGCGGCTCGCTGCTCTATGCATTGGCCGGCGTGGTCTTCGTGATCGCCATCGCCGGTCTACTCCACCGGGTAGAGGCAGACACAAGCAAGCTCGGCATTGCGATCACAGGAGGAGCCTTGTTGCTTATGCCGCTACTTGCCCAAAAGAAGCGCGCGATTGCAGCACAAACAGGGAACAAGGCACTACGTGCCGACTCCGTGCAATCCGCGACCTGTGCCTATCTGGCTGCGCTTACCCTGGCTGGCCTGCTTCTGCGGGATGCCTCTGGTCCCCATTGGATCGATCAGGCAGCCGCTCTTCTCGCTGTGCCCATCCTGATCGTGGAAGCCAGGCGCGCTCGAAGAGGCTATGGCTGTTCTTGCTGCTAA
- a CDS encoding response regulator — translation MSTIGSVVNDYPEVLELPQNPYTLLIADDHPIVREGLAALINRRSDMHIVAQASNGREAVERYLAQPPDVALIELRLPQMDGIEVVRSISAKVPGARLVIFTTCQGEEDIYRALKAGAYGYLLKNTSLDELVECVRAVAQGKRWIPPAVAAQLGKRVADRGLTVREIEVLRAVTNGKSNKEIGVVLDISEATVKVHMTHILEKLNVTGRTEAINVAVRRGLVHMDPVAAA, via the coding sequence GTGTCGACTATTGGTAGCGTTGTTAATGATTACCCGGAAGTGTTAGAACTCCCTCAAAATCCATATACACTGCTGATCGCGGATGATCATCCGATTGTGCGCGAAGGGCTTGCGGCGCTCATCAATCGCAGGTCCGACATGCATATCGTCGCGCAGGCGTCCAACGGGCGAGAAGCGGTGGAAAGGTATCTTGCGCAGCCCCCTGATGTCGCTCTTATCGAACTTAGATTGCCGCAGATGGATGGAATCGAGGTAGTAAGGTCTATCAGCGCGAAAGTGCCGGGAGCGCGGCTTGTCATCTTCACCACGTGTCAGGGAGAGGAAGATATCTATCGAGCGCTGAAAGCGGGCGCTTATGGATATCTTCTTAAGAATACATCGCTCGATGAGCTCGTCGAATGTGTTCGTGCCGTGGCGCAAGGCAAGAGGTGGATTCCTCCTGCAGTCGCCGCCCAGCTAGGAAAGAGAGTCGCCGACCGCGGATTGACGGTTAGGGAAATTGAAGTCCTCCGAGCGGTTACCAACGGTAAAAGCAACAAGGAGATCGGCGTGGTGCTGGATATAAGTGAAGCGACGGTAAAGGTACACATGACGCATATTCTGGAGAAGCTTAATGTGACCGGACGCACGGAAGCGATTAACGTAGCCGTGAGACGGGGCCTCGTACATATGGATCCGGTCGCGGCCGCGTGA
- a CDS encoding response regulator transcription factor: MVLLDAGTQERFANLFPAYPSRNLPAGKGLGARTEAVAENALIAIVDDDRWMRGSLERLLRSAGLTTQTFASAEDYLNASNYDEFTCIILDISLPGMSGFDLDRLLAAEERRLPIVFVSANDEPEVRQEAVQAGAVAFFGKPYEDNSLLNAVHTALKLAEIKNQ; encoded by the coding sequence ATGGTTTTACTAGACGCCGGTACTCAAGAACGCTTTGCTAACCTTTTCCCCGCCTATCCGAGTCGGAATCTACCGGCCGGCAAGGGTTTAGGGGCAAGGACGGAAGCCGTGGCTGAGAACGCACTCATAGCGATCGTAGATGATGACCGATGGATGCGCGGGTCTCTCGAAAGACTCCTCAGATCCGCGGGACTTACGACTCAGACTTTCGCCTCGGCGGAGGATTACCTGAACGCCAGCAATTACGACGAGTTTACCTGCATCATTCTGGATATAAGCCTGCCTGGTATGAGCGGATTTGACCTGGATCGACTATTGGCCGCAGAAGAGAGGCGATTGCCCATAGTATTTGTTTCCGCGAATGACGAACCAGAGGTACGACAGGAGGCCGTGCAGGCAGGAGCGGTTGCGTTCTTCGGCAAACCGTATGAGGATAACTCGTTGCTTAACGCAGTTCACACCGCCCTCAAGCTGGCGGAAATAAAAAATCAGTGA
- a CDS encoding response regulator transcription factor: MQQRHALLTPREREVFPLVTSGLLNKQIAAQLDASEKTIKVHRGQVMHKMKAESLPDLIHMAEKLGLSSN, from the coding sequence TTGCAACAACGACATGCCCTGCTCACCCCGCGGGAGCGAGAGGTCTTTCCTCTCGTGACCAGCGGTCTACTGAACAAGCAGATCGCCGCACAACTCGACGCAAGCGAAAAGACCATTAAGGTCCATCGTGGTCAGGTCATGCACAAGATGAAGGCTGAATCACTCCCCGATCTGATCCACATGGCGGAGAAACTCGGACTAAGTTCCAATTGA
- a CDS encoding PAS domain S-box protein translates to MFFSSGSDTPYGHYYLWDPGLVWLHVISDALIALSYLSIPFTLAYFVVKRRDLPFHWMFVCFGIFILAGSSTHAMGVWTLWHADYWLSGSIKAITAIASVITAILLVRLVPHAVALPSPALLRFEIAERSGAEKELSRANAELERRVEARTAELKKLNEDLVLEIGERKRIEQTLRKSEEQLRLAQQASGLGLWDWDPRTDRAVWSDQTFRIFGLEPDNQKLDEARFVALIYPGDRTAVKLAIREALRPGGEFDAEYRMQRQDGQLRWLLSKGRTHCDAAGQPFRMIGLTLDVTERRQAAEDLRRSDERFRLLVDSITDYAIFMLDSAGFVTSWNTGAERLKGYQAQEIIGQHFSCFYCDEDLRKGEPAMALREAAAAGRYEANGWRLRKDGTRFQANAILTALQDEKGALIGFAKITRDLTESRLAEEAVQAAHDELARVVRASTLGALTASIAHEINQPLAAIVNNANAARRILANPESDLEEVQQAVIDIAEAGTRAAEIISHIRSLLKKNAPQKSLLDINQVIREVLALTTGVLKKQHISLRTELRTELPPVLGDRVQLQQVLLNLIMNGIEAMNAILDRPRVLVIRSERRELGLEVAVKDYGTGLDPQHLERIFDTFFTTKASGMGMGLSISRSIIEAHNGRLWASRDPATHGATFHFSLPGMA, encoded by the coding sequence ATGTTTTTCTCATCCGGCTCGGATACGCCGTATGGGCATTACTATTTGTGGGACCCTGGGCTGGTGTGGCTGCACGTCATCTCCGACGCCTTGATTGCGCTCTCCTACCTTTCCATCCCGTTCACGCTCGCCTACTTTGTCGTCAAACGCAGAGATCTCCCCTTTCACTGGATGTTTGTATGCTTCGGCATTTTCATTCTTGCCGGCAGCAGCACACACGCGATGGGAGTGTGGACTCTCTGGCATGCGGACTATTGGCTGTCCGGATCGATCAAAGCAATTACCGCCATCGCCTCCGTCATCACTGCGATCCTGCTCGTAAGGCTGGTCCCTCATGCCGTAGCACTGCCCAGTCCTGCGCTACTACGGTTTGAGATCGCAGAGCGCAGTGGCGCGGAGAAGGAGTTGAGTCGAGCGAATGCAGAGCTGGAACGCCGGGTCGAGGCGAGGACAGCGGAGCTGAAAAAACTTAATGAAGATCTGGTACTCGAAATTGGCGAGCGAAAGCGGATAGAGCAGACGCTGCGGAAGAGTGAAGAACAGCTCCGCCTCGCGCAGCAGGCCTCAGGGCTGGGCCTTTGGGACTGGGATCCCCGCACGGACAGGGCAGTATGGTCCGATCAGACCTTTCGCATCTTTGGCCTTGAGCCAGACAACCAAAAGTTGGATGAGGCACGTTTCGTCGCACTGATTTATCCCGGGGACCGTACAGCGGTGAAGTTGGCGATTCGCGAAGCACTTCGACCCGGCGGAGAATTCGATGCCGAGTATCGGATGCAGCGACAGGATGGCCAGCTTCGCTGGCTCCTCAGCAAGGGACGTACTCATTGTGACGCCGCAGGCCAACCCTTCCGGATGATCGGCCTGACTCTGGACGTTACTGAGCGCAGACAGGCCGCCGAAGACCTGCGCCGGAGTGACGAGCGATTTCGCCTCTTGGTGGACAGCATCACGGATTACGCAATTTTCATGCTGGACTCGGCGGGATTTGTAACCAGCTGGAACACTGGAGCGGAACGCCTGAAGGGATATCAGGCGCAGGAGATTATCGGGCAACACTTCTCCTGCTTCTATTGCGATGAGGATTTGCGCAAAGGCGAGCCGGCGATGGCCTTGCGGGAGGCGGCTGCTGCGGGCAGGTACGAGGCAAATGGGTGGCGGCTCCGCAAAGATGGGACCCGCTTCCAGGCAAATGCGATTCTCACCGCGCTGCAGGACGAAAAGGGAGCGTTGATTGGATTCGCCAAGATCACGCGCGATCTGACCGAAAGCCGACTCGCTGAAGAGGCCGTTCAGGCTGCCCACGATGAACTAGCGCGGGTGGTCAGAGCATCCACGCTGGGCGCACTGACCGCTTCGATCGCACACGAAATCAATCAACCGCTCGCAGCAATCGTCAACAACGCGAACGCCGCCCGAAGGATTCTGGCGAATCCGGAATCTGATCTTGAAGAGGTGCAACAGGCGGTGATCGACATCGCGGAGGCGGGAACCAGGGCGGCGGAGATCATCTCTCACATTCGCTCGCTGCTGAAGAAGAACGCTCCGCAGAAGAGCCTGCTGGACATAAATCAGGTGATTCGTGAGGTGCTCGCTCTCACCACTGGCGTTCTGAAAAAGCAGCATATTTCCCTCCGGACGGAACTACGGACTGAATTGCCGCCGGTACTGGGTGATCGAGTGCAGTTACAACAGGTTTTGCTGAACCTGATCATGAACGGTATCGAGGCGATGAATGCGATTCTGGATCGCCCGCGAGTTCTCGTGATCCGTTCCGAGCGGCGTGAATTAGGCCTGGAGGTCGCCGTGAAGGATTATGGTACGGGCCTTGATCCCCAGCATCTCGAACGTATCTTCGATACATTCTTCACCACGAAGGCAAGTGGAATGGGAATGGGCCTGTCCATCAGCCGATCGATCATCGAAGCGCATAACGGGCGGTTATGGGCGAGTCGTGACCCGGCAACCCATGGTGCGACTTTTCACTTTTCCCTACCGGGCATGGCATAG
- a CDS encoding HAD family hydrolase → MNQGSGHTPAFLFDLDGTLIDSVYQHVLAWHEALEEMGLSLAVWRIHRRIGMSGGLLVQALSREIGQR, encoded by the coding sequence ATGAATCAAGGCAGCGGTCATACTCCTGCATTTCTTTTTGATCTTGACGGCACGCTCATCGATAGCGTCTATCAACATGTTCTCGCGTGGCACGAGGCGCTGGAAGAGATGGGCCTGTCTTTGGCCGTTTGGCGTATTCATCGTCGCATCGGCATGAGTGGCGGTCTGCTGGTCCAGGCGCTCAGCCGGGAGATCGGCCAGCGGTGA
- a CDS encoding HdeD family acid-resistance protein, protein MNTPAIHPRSAGWSIFVGALLFLAGVFAIAAPFFAGIAASVFFGWLILFAGVAHRVYAWSERGGGAILWQMLIGLVYVIAALYILVLPIAGVVTLTLVLAFYIAIEGAFELIVFSLLRRLRGAVWFLIDGLVSLLLAGLIFFRWPSSSLWAVGTLVGISLLFSGIARMTFPIGRQQI, encoded by the coding sequence ATGAATACGCCAGCTATCCATCCACGTTCCGCGGGGTGGTCCATTTTTGTGGGGGCCCTGCTTTTTCTGGCGGGAGTCTTCGCCATCGCTGCGCCGTTCTTTGCCGGCATTGCAGCCAGTGTCTTCTTTGGATGGTTGATCCTGTTCGCCGGTGTAGCGCATCGGGTTTACGCCTGGTCGGAACGAGGCGGCGGTGCAATCCTATGGCAGATGCTTATAGGGCTCGTATATGTAATCGCTGCTCTTTACATTCTGGTGTTACCCATCGCCGGAGTGGTCACGCTCACGCTGGTGCTTGCCTTTTACATCGCGATCGAGGGGGCCTTCGAGCTCATCGTTTTCTCCCTCCTTCGACGGCTGCGTGGAGCAGTCTGGTTTCTCATCGATGGTCTCGTATCGTTGCTGCTGGCTGGCCTCATTTTCTTCCGTTGGCCGTCAAGCTCGTTGTGGGCCGTGGGCACGTTGGTGGGGATCAGCCTGTTGTTCAGCGGCATCGCGAGGATGACCTTCCCAATCGGTCGGCAGCAGATCTGA
- a CDS encoding DUF4136 domain-containing protein yields MKLHQRIAVTAALAIAVLSIPALAQKVETDYDHSANFKQYHSYSWGHVHAEDPLFEQRIRDAVDRALQAKGWQQVPTGGDTTVTAVAIKKNQEEYNTFYTSLGPGWRWHGWGDGMATTTVENIPVGTLVVDIYDSGSKHLLWRGLAHDQLSDKPDKDTKKLQKAVDKMFSKFPPRSM; encoded by the coding sequence ATGAAACTTCATCAACGGATTGCAGTGACAGCGGCTCTTGCCATTGCCGTGCTGTCGATTCCAGCGTTGGCGCAAAAAGTGGAGACTGACTATGACCACTCCGCCAACTTCAAGCAATACCACAGCTATTCATGGGGACACGTACACGCGGAAGATCCGCTCTTCGAGCAACGTATCCGCGATGCGGTGGATCGGGCTCTACAGGCAAAAGGGTGGCAACAGGTGCCTACCGGGGGTGACACAACCGTGACGGCAGTGGCAATCAAGAAAAATCAGGAGGAATACAACACCTTCTACACAAGCCTGGGGCCGGGCTGGAGATGGCATGGCTGGGGAGACGGGATGGCGACGACGACGGTTGAAAATATACCGGTTGGAACCCTGGTCGTGGATATCTATGACAGTGGCTCAAAACATCTCCTGTGGCGTGGCCTGGCGCATGACCAACTTTCCGACAAGCCGGATAAAGATACCAAGAAGCTACAAAAAGCCGTAGACAAGATGTTCAGTAAATTTCCGCCTCGGTCCATGTAG
- a CDS encoding YfdX family protein has product MRQTIYIYGHTIALFLTSCLILIAGCSSRPTAANTMQVKPQTQAQTSSQPNLDQQRQSAEKQVRPEVEKERQSAKDQADQSLDQDAIAAIDQTRSAIDAIAANNKSDALAAIEAATGKINILLARNAAAALTPVASEVQVVDAAPVDEQAIQTLNRGLAAAVKAKDYPTARFILYSLTSEIRVRIYNLPLATYPTALKDAARLLDQGQNDQASEVLLTALNTLAIIERITPIPVVLGRAAIAAAQEQSQKDKNAAQTLLTTATNQLQRCQDLGYAADALEYAALKTDIAQLEKDLKGNGDTASLFSKLKDDLSPLFNRQSNQERH; this is encoded by the coding sequence ATGAGACAAACCATCTACATCTACGGACATACGATTGCGCTCTTCCTTACATCCTGCTTGATATTGATTGCGGGTTGCAGCTCTCGCCCTACCGCTGCCAATACCATGCAGGTAAAACCGCAAACGCAGGCGCAAACCTCATCCCAACCAAATTTGGACCAGCAGCGGCAATCTGCTGAAAAGCAGGTGCGTCCCGAGGTTGAGAAAGAACGCCAAAGCGCCAAAGACCAGGCAGACCAGTCACTCGATCAGGATGCGATAGCTGCGATTGATCAAACGAGGTCCGCAATCGATGCAATCGCGGCTAATAACAAAAGCGATGCGCTTGCTGCTATCGAGGCGGCCACGGGGAAGATCAATATTCTGTTGGCTCGCAATGCGGCGGCCGCGCTGACCCCGGTGGCGTCCGAAGTTCAGGTCGTCGATGCCGCGCCGGTTGACGAGCAAGCTATCCAGACGCTGAACCGTGGGCTGGCCGCGGCGGTAAAGGCGAAGGATTATCCCACCGCGCGGTTCATTCTCTATTCGCTGACCAGCGAAATTCGCGTCCGTATCTACAACCTGCCGCTGGCCACCTATCCGACGGCCCTCAAGGATGCGGCCCGTCTTCTGGACCAAGGACAGAACGATCAGGCAAGCGAGGTTCTGCTAACGGCGCTGAACACTTTGGCAATCATTGAAAGAATTACGCCCATTCCGGTTGTACTTGGGCGAGCAGCAATCGCGGCAGCGCAAGAGCAAAGCCAGAAGGACAAGAACGCGGCACAAACATTGCTGACAACCGCTACAAATCAGCTGCAACGCTGTCAGGATCTCGGCTACGCGGCCGACGCCCTCGAGTATGCCGCGCTGAAGACCGATATCGCGCAACTCGAGAAGGATCTGAAAGGCAATGGGGACACCGCTTCGCTCTTTTCCAAACTGAAGGACGACCTGTCTCCGCTCTTCAACAGGCAATCAAATCAGGAACGGCACTGA
- a CDS encoding DsbA family protein — MSSMGTIMLGLPVNGRDHVQGPPVAPITLVEYGDYECLRCGEAHSIVKELQKRLGNQLRFVFRHFPIITLHPHAQNAAEAAEATGVQRRFWEMHDTLFANQGALSHRHLEAYARRNGVDLKQFNREMVAHAHTVRVREHFLSGVRSGVDSTPAFFINDIRHDGPYELNSLSAAIIEAT; from the coding sequence ATGAGTTCAATGGGCACAATAATGCTTGGCCTCCCTGTAAACGGACGAGACCATGTCCAAGGACCACCTGTAGCGCCGATCACTCTAGTCGAATATGGAGATTACGAGTGTCTCCGATGTGGCGAGGCTCACTCCATCGTGAAGGAGTTGCAGAAACGCTTGGGCAACCAGCTGCGCTTTGTCTTCCGCCACTTTCCAATCATCACTTTGCACCCGCATGCCCAAAACGCTGCTGAAGCCGCGGAAGCCACAGGAGTACAGCGCAGGTTTTGGGAGATGCACGACACTCTCTTCGCCAACCAGGGCGCGTTATCCCACAGACACCTGGAGGCATATGCCAGGCGTAATGGAGTCGATCTGAAGCAATTCAATCGAGAGATGGTTGCGCACGCGCACACGGTCCGGGTGCGCGAACACTTTCTGAGCGGTGTGCGTAGCGGCGTTGACAGCACTCCCGCATTTTTTATTAACGATATCCGTCACGACGGTCCCTATGAGTTGAATTCACTGTCGGCGGCGATCATCGAGGCCACATGA